Proteins from a genomic interval of Erwinia sp. SLM-02:
- a CDS encoding TerC family protein, protein MFEWIADPSIWAGLVTLVVLELVLGIDNLVFIAILAEKLPPALRDRARVTGLLLALLMRLVLLASISWLSSLTAPLFSIAGHAFSARDAIMLVGGIFLLFKATVELNERLEGKDEEQNPQKRGARFWPVVAQIVVLDAVFSLDSVITAVGMVDHLAVMMAAVIISIMLMLLASKPLTRFVNGHPTIIILCLSFLLMIGFSLVADGFGYHIPKGYLYAAIGFSVMIEALNQLSQFNRRRFLSAKSPLRKRTAEAVLRLLRGSHEPAELDAETASLVASNTAPKAIFNKQERMMIARVLAMGQRSVSSIMTSRHDIQHIDLAESPEEIMSRLDNNQHTRLIITENSEEPLGVVHVIELLKQALHGNHLDLRALIRQPLVFPEQLPLLPALEQFRNARTHFAFVVDEFGSVEGVVTLSDVMETIAGNLPNEGERLDPRYDIQQNADGSWTANGHMPLDDLTMYLPLPLDEKREYNTLAGLLMEHLQHVPQVGEEVQIGDYLIRTLQVENHRVQKVQIVPPQEED, encoded by the coding sequence ATGTTCGAATGGATCGCCGACCCGTCAATCTGGGCCGGACTGGTCACCCTGGTGGTGCTGGAGCTGGTGCTGGGCATTGATAACCTGGTGTTTATCGCCATCCTGGCGGAAAAACTGCCCCCTGCCCTGCGCGACCGTGCCCGCGTCACCGGGCTACTGCTGGCTCTGCTGATGCGGCTGGTGCTGCTCGCCTCTATTTCCTGGCTCTCTTCCCTGACCGCCCCGCTGTTCTCCATTGCCGGCCATGCCTTCAGCGCGCGGGATGCCATTATGCTGGTTGGGGGGATCTTCCTGCTGTTTAAAGCGACCGTTGAACTGAATGAACGGCTGGAAGGCAAAGATGAAGAGCAGAATCCGCAAAAACGCGGAGCGCGATTCTGGCCGGTAGTGGCGCAAATCGTGGTGCTGGACGCGGTATTCTCACTCGATTCGGTGATCACCGCCGTAGGCATGGTGGACCATCTGGCCGTAATGATGGCCGCGGTGATTATCTCGATCATGCTGATGCTGCTGGCCAGTAAGCCGCTGACCCGCTTCGTAAACGGTCACCCGACGATTATTATTCTGTGCCTGAGTTTCCTGCTGATGATTGGTTTCAGCCTGGTCGCCGACGGCTTTGGCTACCATATTCCGAAAGGCTACCTTTACGCGGCGATTGGTTTCTCGGTGATGATTGAGGCGCTGAATCAGCTTTCCCAGTTCAACCGCCGCCGTTTTCTGTCGGCAAAATCGCCGCTGCGTAAACGCACCGCCGAAGCGGTACTCCGCCTGCTGCGCGGCAGCCACGAACCGGCGGAACTGGACGCGGAAACCGCCTCCCTGGTAGCCAGCAATACCGCGCCAAAGGCCATTTTTAATAAGCAGGAACGCATGATGATTGCGAGGGTGCTGGCGATGGGGCAGCGCAGCGTCAGCAGCATTATGACTTCCCGTCATGATATCCAGCACATTGATCTGGCCGAGTCGCCGGAGGAGATCATGTCCCGCCTGGACAACAATCAGCACACGCGCCTGATCATTACCGAAAACAGCGAAGAGCCGCTCGGGGTGGTTCACGTCATCGAGTTGCTCAAGCAGGCGCTGCACGGTAATCACCTCGATCTGCGGGCGTTAATCCGCCAGCCGCTGGTCTTCCCTGAACAGCTTCCGTTGTTGCCTGCACTGGAGCAGTTCCGCAATGCGCGAACCCATTTTGCCTTTGTGGTGGATGAGTTTGGTTCGGTTGAGGGGGTGGTCACGCTCAGCGACGTTATGGAAACCATCGCCGGGAATCTGCCAAACGAAGGAGAACGGCTGGATCCGCGCTACGATATTCAACAAAACGCTGACGGTAGCTGGACCGCTAACGGCCATATGCCGCTGGACGATCTGACGATGTATCTGCCGCTGCCGCTGGATGAAAAGCGTGAATACAATACGCTGGCGGGGCTGCTGATGGAGCATTTACAGCACGTTCCCCAGGTTGGGGAAGAGGTGCAGATCGGTGATTATCTGATCCGCACCCTGCAGGTTGAGAACCATCGGGTGCAGAAGGTGCAGATCGTTCCACCGCAGGAAGAAGATTAA
- the asmA gene encoding outer membrane assembly protein AsmA, whose product MKRLITTLAILLVVMVAGMTALVLLVNPNDFRAYMAQQVEQRSGYQLALKGDLRWHVWPQLSILSGPVTLTAPGASQPVVSAENMRLDVNLLPLLSHQLSVKQVMLKGAVVRLIPESDRQRPADAPIGPAGSAVPSVIEDVTRGWKFDISHLQIVDSLLVWQQNNGEQLNVRDFNLRLDQTQPRQATLEFSSRISRDQRDLRLQFSSDMDITHYPRQISAAIKQLDYQLQGADLPKAGIKGQAAMTASWDSAGQRFSLGDIQLSANDSQLNGKITGTLGNRPLIVADLSSPSLDMDTLLGITETAGDEAAQQSQRAGRAPVIAESAPPDNADSPLNVIDGSLNLNVAKLRWRGIDMDAVQLHANNQQGLLTLASLQGQANGGRFSLPGSIDVRSPQTKVALKPSLQRVGISPLLKAFNLPDTISGELSLDGDFSGNGLTVAEFNHQWRGSADLKLDNAQFAGLNFQQLIQRAVEGNSDKVRGERSDQPILQQISGHATLNNGLVTFPDLSAQSTMLNYTGSGNVDLAKRELDINFGVTVTQGWQGDDTLVRRLQQTPVPLRIYGPWSTINYSLKVDQVLRLQLRDEAKQRLKEWMGRNPDNENRNDVKKLLKDM is encoded by the coding sequence ATGAAAAGATTGATAACCACACTGGCCATTTTACTGGTGGTGATGGTGGCCGGAATGACCGCTCTGGTTCTGCTGGTCAATCCCAATGATTTTCGCGCCTACATGGCCCAGCAGGTTGAACAGCGCAGCGGCTACCAGCTGGCGCTGAAAGGCGATCTGCGCTGGCACGTCTGGCCGCAGCTGAGCATTCTGTCCGGGCCGGTCACGCTGACCGCGCCGGGTGCCTCTCAGCCGGTGGTCAGTGCGGAAAACATGCGGCTGGATGTCAATCTTCTGCCTCTTCTCTCCCACCAGCTTTCCGTCAAGCAGGTGATGCTCAAAGGTGCCGTTGTCCGGTTAATTCCGGAAAGCGATCGCCAGCGCCCGGCGGATGCACCGATCGGCCCCGCAGGCAGTGCGGTGCCGTCGGTGATTGAGGACGTTACCCGCGGCTGGAAGTTTGATATTTCCCATCTGCAGATCGTTGACAGCCTGCTGGTCTGGCAGCAGAACAACGGCGAGCAGCTTAACGTGCGTGATTTCAATCTGCGGCTCGATCAGACCCAGCCGCGGCAGGCTACGCTGGAATTCAGTAGCCGCATCAGTCGCGACCAGCGCGATCTGCGCCTGCAGTTCAGCAGCGATATGGACATCACCCACTATCCACGCCAGATTAGCGCCGCCATTAAACAGCTTGATTACCAGCTGCAGGGTGCAGACCTGCCGAAAGCCGGCATTAAAGGTCAGGCAGCCATGACGGCCAGCTGGGACAGCGCGGGGCAGCGCTTCAGCCTCGGTGATATCCAGCTCAGCGCCAACGACAGCCAGCTTAACGGAAAAATCACCGGTACACTGGGTAACCGGCCGCTGATCGTGGCGGACCTCAGTTCGCCATCGCTGGATATGGATACCCTGCTGGGCATTACCGAAACCGCCGGCGATGAGGCCGCGCAGCAGAGCCAGCGCGCCGGGCGGGCACCGGTGATTGCCGAGTCCGCGCCGCCTGATAATGCCGACTCGCCGCTGAATGTCATTGACGGCAGCCTCAATCTGAACGTTGCGAAACTGCGCTGGCGCGGTATTGATATGGATGCGGTGCAGCTGCATGCCAACAATCAGCAGGGGCTGCTGACGCTGGCCAGCCTGCAGGGGCAGGCAAACGGCGGTCGTTTCTCTCTGCCGGGAAGCATTGACGTGCGCAGCCCGCAAACGAAGGTTGCGCTGAAGCCGTCGCTGCAGCGGGTGGGCATCAGCCCCCTGCTGAAAGCCTTTAATCTGCCGGATACCATCAGCGGTGAGCTGTCGCTGGACGGTGATTTCAGCGGTAACGGCTTAACCGTGGCCGAATTTAACCATCAGTGGCGGGGCAGCGCGGATCTTAAACTGGATAATGCCCAGTTTGCCGGGCTTAATTTCCAGCAGCTGATCCAGCGTGCCGTTGAGGGTAACAGTGATAAAGTGCGCGGCGAGCGAAGCGACCAGCCGATCCTGCAGCAAATCAGCGGCCACGCCACCCTGAATAACGGCCTGGTGACCTTCCCCGATCTGAGCGCGCAGTCGACGATGCTGAACTACACCGGCAGCGGTAATGTCGATCTGGCAAAAAGGGAACTGGATATTAACTTTGGCGTGACGGTAACGCAGGGCTGGCAGGGGGACGATACGCTGGTCAGACGCCTGCAGCAGACCCCGGTTCCGCTGCGGATTTACGGCCCGTGGTCGACGATTAACTACAGCCTGAAGGTCGATCAGGTACTGCGTCTGCAGCTGCGTGACGAGGCGAAACAGCGGCTGAAAGAGTGGATGGGCCGCAACCCGGATAATGAAAACCGCAACGATGTGAAAAAGCTGCTGAAAGATATGTAA
- the dcd gene encoding dCTP deaminase produces the protein MRLCDRDIEAWLDNGKLGITPRPPVERISGATVDVRLGNQFRTFRGHTAAFIDLSGPKHEVSAALDRVMSDEIVLPEGEAFYLHPGELALAVTFESVTLPDDLVGWLDGRSSLARLGLMVHVTAHRIDPGWQGRIVLEFYNSGKLPLALRPGMLIGALSFEPLSGPAARPYNSRQDAKYKDQQGAVASRIDKD, from the coding sequence ATGAGATTATGTGACCGCGATATTGAAGCCTGGCTCGATAATGGCAAACTGGGCATCACCCCGCGCCCGCCGGTGGAGCGTATTAGTGGTGCCACCGTTGATGTCCGTCTCGGGAACCAGTTCCGCACGTTTCGCGGGCACACGGCTGCATTTATTGATTTAAGCGGGCCTAAGCACGAAGTCAGCGCCGCGCTGGATCGCGTTATGAGCGATGAAATCGTCCTGCCGGAAGGCGAGGCGTTTTACCTTCACCCGGGCGAGCTGGCCCTGGCGGTAACCTTTGAGTCGGTCACGCTGCCTGACGATCTGGTCGGCTGGCTGGACGGGCGCTCTTCGCTGGCAAGGCTGGGGCTGATGGTGCATGTGACCGCGCACCGCATCGATCCGGGCTGGCAGGGGCGCATTGTGCTGGAGTTCTATAATTCCGGTAAGCTTCCGCTGGCGTTACGCCCCGGCATGCTGATCGGCGCACTGAGTTTTGAACCGCTATCGGGCCCGGCAGCACGCCCGTACAACAGCCGCCAGGATGCGAAATACAAAGATCAGCAGGGCGCGGTTGCCAGTCGAATCGATAAAGATTAA
- the udk gene encoding uridine kinase has product MADKSHQCVIVGIAGASASGKSLIASTLYREVRDRVGDENIGVIPEDAYYKDQSHLTMEERVKTNYDHPSAMDHTLLLQHLQMLKAGQSIELPVYSYVEHTREKKTITLKPKKVIILEGILLLTDARLRQEMNFSIFVDTPLDICLMRRMKRDVNERGRSMDSVMAQYQKTVRPMFLQFIEPSKQYADIIVPRGGKNRIAIDILKAKINQFFE; this is encoded by the coding sequence ATGGCTGACAAGTCGCACCAGTGCGTCATCGTAGGTATCGCAGGCGCTTCAGCCTCGGGGAAAAGTCTTATTGCCAGCACGCTGTATCGCGAAGTGCGCGATCGCGTAGGTGATGAAAATATAGGCGTGATCCCAGAGGATGCCTATTACAAAGACCAAAGCCACTTAACCATGGAAGAGCGGGTTAAAACCAACTACGACCATCCGAGTGCCATGGACCACACGCTCCTGCTTCAGCATCTGCAAATGCTGAAGGCCGGGCAGTCAATTGAACTGCCGGTCTACAGCTATGTCGAACATACGCGTGAGAAAAAGACCATTACGCTGAAGCCCAAGAAGGTCATTATCCTTGAAGGCATCCTGCTGCTGACCGATGCGCGTCTGCGTCAGGAGATGAATTTCTCGATCTTCGTCGACACGCCGCTCGATATCTGTTTGATGCGCCGCATGAAACGTGATGTAAATGAACGTGGCCGCTCAATGGATTCGGTGATGGCGCAATACCAGAAGACGGTGCGTCCGATGTTCCTGCAGTTTATTGAACCGTCGAAGCAGTATGCCGATATTATCGTGCCGCGCGGTGGTAAAAACCGCATTGCCATTGATATCCTCAAGGCGAAGATCAATCAGTTCTTTGAGTGA
- a CDS encoding phosphatase PAP2 family protein gives MHLLTYFGDSMLLLPTAVIIAFLLRWKNDDKRAVWFWLLAFGCAGLVVSLSKIAFLGFGIGSVRFNFTGFSGHSAMSATLWPVMLWLLSGRLAPLWRRVLLAVGYLIPVIVGLSRLELNAHSVSEVIAGLILGFTLSTAFLLSQRTVRPRGFSLAQLCIALLVPVLLFSHGRVATTQQFLQHLSAQIAGIDHPWTRADLLKIKQ, from the coding sequence ATGCATCTTTTGACTTATTTCGGTGACAGCATGCTGCTGCTGCCGACGGCGGTCATTATCGCTTTCCTGCTTCGCTGGAAAAACGACGACAAACGCGCCGTCTGGTTCTGGCTGCTGGCCTTTGGCTGCGCGGGGCTGGTGGTCAGCCTGTCGAAAATCGCTTTCCTTGGCTTTGGCATCGGCAGCGTGCGGTTTAACTTCACCGGATTCAGCGGCCACAGTGCCATGTCCGCGACGCTCTGGCCGGTGATGCTCTGGCTGCTGAGCGGCCGACTTGCCCCACTGTGGCGACGGGTTCTGCTTGCGGTCGGCTATCTGATCCCGGTAATTGTTGGCCTGTCGCGTCTGGAGCTGAACGCGCATTCGGTCAGTGAAGTCATTGCCGGTTTGATCCTCGGTTTTACCCTCAGCACCGCTTTTCTGCTCAGCCAGCGCACCGTTCGCCCGCGAGGCTTTTCGCTGGCGCAGTTGTGCATTGCGCTGCTGGTGCCGGTGCTGCTGTTCAGCCACGGCCGGGTGGCCACCACTCAGCAATTTTTGCAACACTTATCAGCCCAGATCGCCGGGATTGATCACCCCTGGACCCGCGCGGATCTTTTAAAAATCAAGCAATAA
- a CDS encoding diguanylate cyclase → MASETLANVQHSRTQWLNSLLLGLLSLASTFYCLELIKISGQISPLWFSTALMTIVVFRNPVRHLPLLLSGCMVGVICANAIILGPGLSNLKFPLINLAQALMGGVMLRLLLDHHAPLNTLYSWVKMMLAVGLFTPLLGAMLASALLNIPAASLTQFFSTWVASEVVGMLALGPVALLWQRDSLMKHRVMIETLLTLLVTLIFSWLALRYLPWSFAFVIVILFYSAVRLPRLAAFIVYLVTVSMISLMLALNLIPQDFVSTPLLISIPWLPFLLALVPSHLMTLVMHSFREERKHISESETRFRHAMEYSAIGMALVAPGGQWLQVNKSLCRLLGYSQHQLEGMTFQQLSHPDDLNADLTQMNALLAGDIATYSMEKRYLRSDGKTVWALLAVSLVRDSEQQPLYFISQIEDITGLKLTEKMNQQLMERITLANEAAGIGVWEWNLNTGEMNWDRRMFQLYHLPESVKITQQYWINCLLPADRKKVLALLENAVKNTSPVDVEYRIETPAGIRYIRCQGNLVADEPGQSSRMLGINQDVTVFRRLTDALDQERERMHITLDAIDEAVISTDEEMQVIFMNPVAEKMTGWPQHHAVGKPITEILQITRGGDGPEQEIVLSCALPKNTKPAASPDQDLVLHNRAGEQFAINYSLSPLSTQEGDNIGSVMVIQDVSESREIFKRLRYSASHDMLTRLPNRASFEQRLKVLLMPQENQHLRHVLAFVDLDRFKAVNDSAGHAAGDALLRELSTIMMRQLRGSDFLARLGGDEFGMLLPECSLEDASEIASRLVATISQYRFQWKGQEFFVGASAGLTAFDSSSNAVEVMAQADIACYRAKNSGRGRIAVYEEKPHTDPQH, encoded by the coding sequence ATGGCCTCAGAAACGTTAGCCAATGTACAACATAGCCGGACGCAGTGGCTGAACAGCCTGCTGCTGGGCCTGCTGAGCCTGGCATCCACCTTTTACTGTCTTGAGCTGATTAAAATCAGCGGTCAGATCTCACCGCTGTGGTTTTCCACGGCGCTGATGACCATCGTGGTGTTCCGCAATCCCGTCCGTCACCTGCCGCTGCTGCTGAGCGGCTGCATGGTCGGCGTGATCTGCGCCAATGCGATCATCCTCGGCCCGGGCCTCTCCAATCTGAAATTCCCGCTGATCAATCTGGCCCAGGCGCTGATGGGCGGCGTGATGCTGCGCCTGCTGCTGGATCATCACGCGCCGCTGAATACGCTTTACAGCTGGGTCAAAATGATGCTGGCGGTTGGCCTGTTCACCCCGCTACTGGGTGCAATGCTAGCCAGCGCCCTGCTGAATATTCCGGCCGCCTCGCTCACTCAGTTCTTCTCCACCTGGGTTGCCTCCGAAGTGGTCGGCATGCTGGCGCTTGGCCCGGTGGCGCTCCTCTGGCAGCGCGACTCGCTGATGAAGCACCGGGTGATGATTGAGACGCTACTCACCCTGCTGGTCACCCTTATATTCAGCTGGCTGGCGCTCCGCTACCTGCCGTGGTCGTTTGCCTTCGTGATTGTTATTCTGTTCTACAGCGCCGTGCGCCTGCCGCGCCTGGCCGCGTTCATCGTTTACCTGGTGACGGTATCGATGATCTCACTGATGCTGGCGCTCAATCTCATTCCGCAGGATTTTGTCAGCACGCCGCTGCTGATCTCCATTCCCTGGCTGCCCTTCCTGCTGGCGCTGGTCCCCAGCCATCTGATGACCCTGGTGATGCACTCGTTTCGCGAAGAGCGCAAGCACATCTCGGAAAGCGAAACCCGCTTTCGCCACGCGATGGAATATTCGGCGATCGGTATGGCGCTGGTGGCACCCGGCGGCCAGTGGCTGCAGGTCAACAAGTCGCTGTGCCGCCTGCTGGGTTACAGCCAGCATCAGCTTGAAGGCATGACCTTCCAGCAGCTGAGTCACCCCGATGACCTGAACGCCGATCTGACGCAGATGAATGCCCTGCTGGCCGGAGATATCGCCACCTATAGCATGGAAAAACGCTACCTGCGTAGCGACGGCAAAACCGTCTGGGCGCTGCTGGCGGTTTCGCTGGTGCGCGACAGCGAGCAGCAGCCGCTCTATTTTATTTCGCAAATCGAAGATATTACCGGGCTGAAGCTGACCGAAAAAATGAATCAGCAGCTGATGGAACGCATCACCCTGGCCAACGAAGCCGCCGGGATTGGCGTATGGGAATGGAACCTGAACACCGGCGAAATGAACTGGGATCGGCGCATGTTCCAGCTCTACCATCTGCCGGAAAGCGTGAAGATCACCCAGCAATACTGGATAAACTGCCTGCTTCCCGCCGATCGAAAAAAAGTTCTCGCCCTGCTGGAAAACGCGGTGAAAAATACGTCCCCGGTGGACGTTGAGTACCGGATTGAAACCCCCGCGGGCATCCGCTATATCCGCTGCCAGGGCAATCTGGTCGCCGACGAGCCGGGCCAGTCTTCACGCATGCTGGGAATTAATCAGGACGTCACCGTATTCCGCCGGCTCACCGATGCCCTGGATCAGGAGAGAGAGCGGATGCATATCACTCTGGATGCCATTGATGAAGCGGTGATCAGTACCGATGAAGAGATGCAGGTGATCTTTATGAATCCGGTGGCGGAGAAAATGACCGGCTGGCCGCAGCACCATGCGGTGGGCAAACCTATCACCGAGATTTTACAGATCACCCGCGGCGGCGATGGGCCGGAGCAGGAGATCGTCCTCAGCTGTGCGCTGCCGAAAAATACCAAACCGGCGGCTTCCCCGGACCAGGACCTGGTGCTACATAATCGCGCCGGGGAACAGTTTGCCATCAACTACAGCCTGTCACCGCTGAGCACGCAGGAAGGCGATAATATTGGCAGCGTGATGGTAATACAGGACGTCAGCGAATCGCGGGAAATATTCAAACGCCTGCGCTACAGCGCTTCCCACGATATGCTGACCCGCCTGCCGAATCGCGCCAGCTTTGAACAGCGGCTGAAAGTATTGCTGATGCCGCAGGAAAACCAGCATCTGCGCCACGTGCTGGCCTTCGTCGATCTTGATCGCTTCAAGGCAGTCAATGACAGCGCCGGTCACGCCGCCGGTGATGCGCTGCTGCGGGAGCTGTCGACGATCATGATGCGCCAGCTGCGCGGCAGCGACTTCCTCGCCCGCCTTGGGGGCGACGAATTCGGCATGCTGCTGCCGGAATGTTCCCTCGAGGATGCCAGCGAAATCGCCAGCCGACTGGTCGCCACCATCAGTCAGTATCGCTTCCAGTGGAAAGGCCAGGAGTTCTTCGTGGGCGCCAGCGCCGGGCTGACCGCCTTCGACAGCAGCAGCAACGCGGTTGAGGTAATGGCACAGGCGGATATTGCCTGCTACCGGGCTAAAAACAGCGGCCGGGGCCGGATTGCTGTTTACGAAGAGAAGCCCCACACCGACCCCCAGCACTGA